The Mesorhizobium opportunistum WSM2075 DNA window ATTCCACGTCGCGGCCAAGCATTTTTTCGGCCTCGCCCCACAGCCTGAGCGAGCGATGGGCCAGCGGAAGCTGGGACAGATCACGCCCCGTGCGCCGAATGTTGCCGAAGGAGGCAACCGTTGCTCCTGTGCCGATCCGATTGCGCTCGATCAAGGTAACGCGCGCGCCGCGCCGGGCCAGGAAATAGGCAGAAGCCGTTCCCATCAGTCCGCCGCCCAGCACGATCACATCCATGGCGCGGCCTCTTGCAAAACAGCACTCTATCCTTTGACTGATCTTGTCCGCGCCGTGGCATTGCGTCAAAGATGGGTTTGGACAGGACCCATAAGCTTTACCTATGGAGTGGCAATGCGGGCCCGGCAGCTCGAAGTGTTCATCGCCGTCATGCGCGCGGGCACCGTGACCGCCGCGGCGCGGATGCTGAACATCTCCCAGCCCGCTTTGAGCCAGATCCTGCTCCACACCGAAGACGAACTCGGCTTCACGCTGTTCGAGCGGGTTAAGGGCCGGCTGCGGCCGACCCCGGAGGCGCTCGAGATCTTCCCTGATGCCGAGAGGTTGTCGGCGGGGCTTGAAGGCTTGCGCCGCAAAACCACCGATCTGCGTCTGGGCCGGGCAGGGCTGGTGCGGGTCGCCGCCTCACCGCCGCCGGCCATGGCGATCTTGCCGCGCGCGTTCACCAAATTCCGGGCCCAGCATCCCAACATAATGTTGCGCGCTCATAGCGCGCCGATCGCCGCCATCGTCGACATGCTGCGAGCGGGCGACGCCAGCCTCGGCGTGGCCATGGACGACCGGCTCCCTCCGGATATTGAGGCGGAAGTGATCGGCAGCGTCGGTTTTGCTTGCCTGCTGCCGACCGGGCATGTGTTGGCCGGGAAAACCGAGCTGACACTCGCCGATCTCGCAGGCGAGGAATTGATATCGTATCGGGGCAACACCCGTCCTGCCGACGAACTGGCCCACGCTGCACGCGCGCAAGGTGTGACGCTTTCGCCGTCGCTCGAGATCGACGTATCCATCTCCGCGGTCGGTTTTGTCCAGGCCGGTCTGGGCATCGCCCTGGTCGACGCGCTGCTGCCTTGGCATCAGTTTGCCGGGCTTGCGGTCAGGCTGCTCGCAAATGGGCCGGAATTTCCGATTGCGCTGCTCACGTCTCGCACACGGGCACTTTCGCGGGCCGATGAGCTGATGCGCGACCAGATCCGCGCGGCCTGTGCCGCCGTGCTGGGTTAGCGTCGCTCGAAAGCATAAGCAAGGCTTATATCCTTGCTCATCATACGTCTTGGACCCTGGCCATCCTGTCGTGTCAGCTTTGGTTGGCAGACAGGAAGGGACGCATCATGGATGGTGCCATCGCGGCGGACGAGGCGCGGAACGAAGCCGACTGGAAGGTCGGCGTCGATATCGGCGGCACATTCATCGATTTCTGCGCGCTGGAAGCAAATTCTGGGCGCGTGGCCTCGCTGAAAGTTCTGACGACGCCAGAAGATCCGGGCGCCGAACTGATGACGGGCCTCACCCTTCTGGCCGAACGCGAAGGCTTTGATCCCAAACGCATGACGCGCTTCGTGCATGGGACAACGGTCGGCATCAACACCATCATCCAGCGCAAGGGCGCACCGCTGGCGCTGTTCACCAATGCCGGCTTCGAGGACGTCATCGAACTGGCGCGATTGCGAATGCCGGACATGTATTCGCTGTTTTGCTCGCGGCCGGACCCGCTGATCTCGCGCGACATGGTGTTCGGCATTCCGGCCCGCATGCGCGCCGACGGAAGTGAATCCCAGGCACCGGACATGGCGGTGGTGGCCAGCGCGGTGGCCGCGGCGAAAGCGGATGGGGCGCAGGGGATCATCGTCTCCTTCCTCCATTCCTGGCGCAACGCCGCGCAGGAGGCTGCCGTCAAGGCGACGATCGCGCGTCACGCTCCCGACCTCTTCGTCTTCTCTTCGGCCGAGGTGTGGCCGGTCATCCGCGAATACGAGCGCGGCTCGACCGCCATTCTCAATGGTTATGTCCATCCGCGCGTCTCGGGCTATTTGACGGCGCTGGAAGAGCGGCTGAAGGACCGCAGCGTGCCGGCCCGCCCGATGCTGACGAAGTCGAACGGCGGGCTGATGAACGCCGCCGAAGGCAAGCGCGCCTGCGTGAACATGCTTTTGTCGGGAACGGCCTCCGGCGTCATCGGTGCCTCATGGCTGGCGCGTCAGGCCGGCGAAGACC harbors:
- a CDS encoding LysR family transcriptional regulator; amino-acid sequence: MRARQLEVFIAVMRAGTVTAAARMLNISQPALSQILLHTEDELGFTLFERVKGRLRPTPEALEIFPDAERLSAGLEGLRRKTTDLRLGRAGLVRVAASPPPAMAILPRAFTKFRAQHPNIMLRAHSAPIAAIVDMLRAGDASLGVAMDDRLPPDIEAEVIGSVGFACLLPTGHVLAGKTELTLADLAGEELISYRGNTRPADELAHAARAQGVTLSPSLEIDVSISAVGFVQAGLGIALVDALLPWHQFAGLAVRLLANGPEFPIALLTSRTRALSRADELMRDQIRAACAAVLG